AAAACGGCTATAAAATTGCAAAGTCACAAGATGATTTTATTCCGGCACCCAATGTTCCGTTTGTTCCAAAAATACAGACCTTTTCTGCTCAATATGATGCAAGCGTAACCTACAATCTTGATGGCACAGCGGGAGATTATCCTTTTCAATATTTTATTTATGCTCCATTTTCAAACTATACCGTTTTTGATAGTGAAACGGCCGACAAAACCGAAACCCATGTATTCAATACCGAAATCATTGGCAGTTCTGAAAGCGATGCAACAAAAGGTTTTCCGCTTTATCCGTCTTTTGACCATAACGGAGCCTTGTTTATAGAACTCGATAATTTGATTTGCAACAGTACTTTAAACCTTTATTTTGAATTGGCTAGAAATTCAACCGCACTTACCGATCAAAATGAGATTATGTATTATTATTTAAACAATTCGGGCTGGAAAAATATAAAACCATTATCGGATCAAACCAGCCAATTTAGATGTTCTGGAATTGTAGAAATTCCGATTCCTGCAGATTGCAATAACAATAGCAGTATAATGCCTGGAAACAAAAACTGGATTTCTATTGCGGCTGCTGGCAACCTCAAATCATTTTCTAAAACCACCTTCATGCAGACCAACGGTTTTAGTGTGCAAAGAACAGGAACGACGTTTCTAACCGATACGCAAAGTCCGCAAATTGACGCCAATGCCATTACTAAACCCGAAATTAAGATTCCAGAAATAGGAACTATAATACAGCCTTTTGCTTCTTTTGGAGGAAAAGCAGCCGAAGACAAAACCGATCGAAATAAAAGAGTAAGCAATAGCATAAAAACCAAAAATAGAGCCAGCACAGCATCCGATTATTATACGCTCATTGCCGAAAAGTTTGATACCGTCTATTACTCAAAAGCAGTGACTGAAGAAAGCAATAACATCACAAATGTTTATTTGGTAAAAAAAATAGCATCTGATAGCGATTCAAATGCATTTACTCCTTTGGTAACAAATGCTCTTGAAATTGAGGTTCAAAAGTTTTTAAGCGCCAATTCATCGCCATTTATAAATCTAAAAGTTTCCAATTTTGATCTAGAATACGTCTGCATTAACATCACCATTCAAGTCGATCCAAATTACCAGATCACATTGGTAAAAAAGAATATAAATCTTGCTCTAAAAAAGTACTTATCGCCTTGGATTACGAACTGTCCTTCTGAAATAGAAATTGGCAAACCGCTTACAGACGCCAAAGTGAAAACATTTGTTCAAAACATAAAAGGAGTTCTTACGGTAGAGAAAGTAAGCTTTTCGAGCTATAACATCGATCCTAATACAGGCTTGCCAACTGTTTTAAAAAGTGAAGAAGAAAACTTAATGCCTAACAATTCAATGACGCTTTTCGTTTCGGCACCCAATCATAATATTTCATAACCAAATAGAAATGGATACTCATAATCAAATAACAAAAATTCAGCTTCCGCCACATCAGGACTTTAACTTCCTGAAAGACGAAGCTATTGATTATATCCAAAATCATATTGGTAATGAATGGACCAATTTTAACCCGAGCGATCCTGGAATGACAATTCTAGATCAGGTTTGTTATGCAATGACCGAATTAGGCTATTGCACCGATTTTTCGATTCCAGATATTTTAACCGATTCTACTGGAAAAATGGAAATCGAAAATCAGTTTTATATGCCTTATAAAATTCTGACTACGGCGCCATACACCATTAACGATTACAAAAAATACATTATAGACGGTATCGAAGACGTTTACAATGTTGTAATCGCACCTTACAAGGATAACCTTTTGCCATTTAGCAGAGTTTACCAAATTTATCTTTATATCAATCCAGATATCACAGATGATGTTAAATGTAATAACATTTGCAAATCAGTCTATTATTACCTTAATCAAAGTCGCAATATTGGAGAACTCTTTAATATGCCAATTGCATTGCAACAGCAAAATTGCTGGATTGGCGGAAATATAGAACTCGAAAAAAGTGCAGATGAACATGCTGTATTATTAGAACTTCAAAATAAAATTCGCAATTATATATTTCCGAAAATAGATCAGGTCAATTACGATACTATGAAAGAAGACGGATATGATGCTGCTACAATATATGATGGCCCGTATCTTAAAAACGGTTGGATTTCTGACGATTCTTTAGCAGATAAAAAAGATTCTATAAAAGCTATCGATTTAATTCCTGTAATGGAGTCTGTAACCGGTGTCATTTCGGTTTCGGGAATCCAGCTTTATCAGAATACCAATACTGTTCAAGCATTGCAATCAACCGAAAGTCAATTATTGTTTATTGATATTACACATTCTTACAAAGAGAAAAAACTAACACTAAACGCTAACGGAAAGGAAATAGTCGCAGATGCCTTTGTTCCGTTGCAAATGAATATTGGTAAATATCAAGACAATGTAACGAGCTTAAACAACAAACCGACCATAAAACTGCCCAAAAGCAGTTTTAGAGACATCAATAGTTATTACTCCATTCAAAATACATTTCCGCAGCAATATGGCATTGGCGACGATAAAATCGAAGACGATTCTTTACCCGTTCAAGTGGCACAATCGCGTCAGTTAAAAGGCTATTTAACTTTATTTGATCAGGTTTTAGCCAATCAGTTTTCGCAATTAGCCAATGTTCCCAAACTATTTTCTTTCACTAATTCGGTATGCGGAGCGCCGTCAGATAACGAATCCTTTTATGCACTAAAAGATAAATACGAAACAAAGCATTTAGAATATCCTGTTCCGTACAAAATGTTTTCTCCGAGCTATTTCTATCAATCTTTGTATACTATTCCTCATATCAAACCTTTATTGAAAAATAATGCCATTTTTGAATACAGTAATGGGGGCGAAACTAAAAAGGAATTGAAAGAAAAAAGCTGGCGAGAATATCAGCAAGATCCTTATAATGCCTACATCTTTGGTATGATGAAAATCATGGAAGAAGAAGATGTTAACTTCGAAAGACGAAACAAAATACTAGATCATTTGCTTGCTCGACACGGCGAATCGCCAAAAGTAATTGATGCTATAATTCATGATACCATCTATACTGGAAACAAGAAAAAAGATCAGATTATTTTAAAGAGTTTGTATTTGCAAAATCTTGATTTATTATCGTACAACCGTTTTAAAGGCTATAATATTCTAACGGCTTCAAAAATGAATCAAAACACAGATGCTCATTTGCTAAACATTAAAAAAGAGCTTTTTGACGCTATTAGCGAAAACACGTCTGATTTTGTTTTTCTATCTAATACAATCAATAAAAAAGAAAAACTAAGCAAAACAGATTTCAATAATTTTTCTGGTTTAGAATTAAAACTGAATTTACTTTTCGGATTAAAAAATATATACACCAATTTTATTACAACGCAATTTGAAGCTTCAAAAAATTCTATAGAAGATCAATTGAACGGCAATAAAACAATACAAAAAATACATTGGCTTAATGAAAATAGAAAAGGTGTCTTTTTTATTGAAACCTCTATTCTTTTAAGTCAATTAAAATATAATCTTGAAATTGTAAAACAAAGTGATAATTCTTTCTATCAGATACAAAATACAGATTTCCAAACTATTGCCAATATAAATTATCTTTTAAACACGACAAGCCAAACTGTTTTGGATTCTCAGCTTTTAAAAGGTCAGTTGGAATTTTCTAATGAAAAATATTCTTTTAATACTGATAACTCTCAAAATGCAACAGCTACAGAGTATACAAAAAGTAAATTCTCTGATTACTCATTTCGTATTACCGTTTCTTCTGGAAACGGAACCATTACAATCAACGATGCGCTTTTTAAGAAAAATACGATTTTGTTATTTCCAGATTTTATTCCTGAATTACAAACTCCTCAATTCGAGAGACGTTTAGAACAGTTTCTTGCGGTTAGTCTTCCGACAAATATAAAATGTGAGTGCCTGTTTGTTAATTTTCAGGAACTTGAAAGTTTTACATCGAATTACTATAGCCTCCATGAAAGTTTACGCTTCAAAAATACGCTGGATGCACACCACACTGAAAAAGAAATATGTTCAAATCCGGAGCAGTACGCTGTGAATTTAATCCATAGTCTAACCTCAATTTTAGAAACAAAAAATGGAAGAAATAAATAGCCATATTGTATCGAGTCTAAAATGGGACACCACTTTTGACCAAAAGAAAGAAGCTTACAGACTTCAGGAGCGTTTAAGTGCTTGGAGCAAAATTTCGTTGCCTAGAGAAGTTACTTCTATTTTTGACGAATTATGCCCGCAAGAACAAAGTTGGCGAATTGAATTGCTTGAACTTGATCTTGGTTCCTGCGATTATGGTGATCTCGAATTTGATCTTAGCCGAAAAATACGAAATTTATTAAAAGAAAAAATAGCCGAATTAATTCTGTATCAAAACAATCAAAAGCAAAACGGAATTGCGGTTTACAATAAAGAAAAATCAATTCTAGAAAATCTTACGGTCTTTTTGCTAGAAGGCTATTTACCATGGAATTATCAAAGCAAAGAAGGTTCTGTAAACCACATTATGGCAGAACTGCTTCAGAATAATCTAGCTGAGGTTATTGCGATTATTAAAAAAACGGGAATGTCTCATGAGGAAGTGAGAAAACGAATTGCATGGCAGTTTGACGAAAAAAACATCACTAAAATAATCGCCGCACTTGAACCTAACAATAGTAGTGCTATTATCGAATTTAGCGCAACAATGGTTAATATCCAGGTCAAGGAAACGATTATCCAAACGAGTACGGCAAGTTTCAAAAAGAATCTATGGTTCTTTATTCTAAACTTTTTACTGCTCGAACGCGGAACTCTTTTTAATAAACTCGCTTTCATGAAAAGCAGTATTCTGCAAATGGCCAATCATTACAATATTGCTTACACTGAACTTATTATTCTAATCGAAAATACGATTGTAAAACTCTCTGATAAAACGTCGCAGAACAACGATTTTATTGCTTGCCTTACAATACTAACGCAGGAATATGAAACGCAAAAAAGCGAGAATTACAAGTTTGAAACGGCTACCAATTATTGGAGCCTATTAGAGCAATTATTAAACAATAAAGCCAATAGAAGGTTTAAAACCGACAAAGACAATTTAAACGAATTGATAATGGTATTGAATAGCGAGAATAAAACAAAATTTAATGCGCTACTCCAGCCCATTTTTAAGGATGAAAGTTTGCTTGTTTCGCTGCTTATGGATTTAAATGAAACTTCGATAAAAATACTGTATTCAAAACTGGATACTACTCCATCGCAGCTTCATACCGAATCTATCATTTATCTAAAACAATTGAGCCAGACTTTTAAACTAAAAACAAACCATAAGGCTTTATGGCAAATTGGAATTCTATTTCTTATTCAGAATAAAAATACCGACAATGCTTCTTTTCTGCTATTTTGCATTAAAGAATTAAGCAAAAAAAATAATCTGAGCCATGAGCATTTATTGGCCATGTTTACTAATGCTAAAATTCCTGCAACGATAAAAAGCAATAATGCTGCGGTTATTTTCTCCAATCTTAATGCTATCTATTGCAAGGAAATAAGCCGCAATAATTCTAATTATCCTGCTGTTCATTTCAAAAATCTTGTAGTTAAGCTAGAACTTGAATTGCAGAAAAACAGTACCAAAAGTGTCTTTTTTATTGACTTGCAAAGATCGCTGGCTAAAACTATTTTACTGCATCCTAAAATGGCTTTTGAGGCCATGCTTTCATACGGAAATAAAGAGATTCTTAAGAAAATACTTCCGCTGGTTTTGAATCGAGAAATGCTTCAATTATTGATAAAAACAGCTAATTACAAAAAAACAAAACTGGTGCAAACGATGCAGGTTGTCTACGAGTTTTTGAATGAAAAAGATAAATATGATTTTCCTGAAGAATTAATGACCGACGATTTATTGCTTCTCGGAATGCAGGAAATATTGTTTCATCCAGAGCATAACTCCTCTTTGTTTCTGGAAAGCATTATTGTGCAGTTATCCAAAAAAGTGACAGAAACCAAGCGTAATGATTATTTTCAGTTTATCGCAAAATTAATTCAGTCCAAACGGATTAAATCTTTTGGAGTTGCTATTAAAAAGACATTTTTAAACCAGTTAAAAAACACAAAATCAATTGATACCGTTTCGCTTGCATTGCTTATTCAAAATTCATCAAAGGAGGATCAGCACGAATTAGCGCGATTATTGAGTGCTAATTTTAATGATGCAGGATTTGTTTTACTCCGAAAACAAGATAGAAAAGAAAGCGAAAACATATTGCTATATTTCTTGACAAACGGAGTTGCGCTGAAAAAAAACTGGATTCAGAAAACTTCTTCTGTCCTAATTCGAAATATAAAATCGGTTTCGGAAACTAAAATTATTGCTGCATTAAATGAACTTTTCTGGAACACGATTTTAAAATATTCTGTTTACAAAGGCAATGAAGTTTTATTTGAGAAACTGCTTCAGAAAGAACTCAAATTGTATTTAAAAAAGAATCTGGCAAAGGAAAAAATAAAGCCTCAAAGCGAAACCAAATCCTCTGAATATGCCAATTTAGAGTCAGATTTTATGCCTTTTTTAGAAAATAATGAAATTTCTGACTATATAGTTTCTAGTGAGACTGTAGAATCAATTAGCACAGATTTGCTGTTTGAAATGGAAAGTTTACCTGAGAAAGAGAAATACAAATGGATTTCATCAATCCTGATAGAAAGGCAAATTCCATCTGCTTTCAGCATTTCTAAAACCATACAGATTAAAGATATTCTGAATGCCGTTTTGGTAAAAGAGCCAAAGATTTTCTTTAGAATAATAAAAAAAGAATTTATTCCTGAAGCCCAAATAGATTGGCTTTGTCGCACTATTAACTTTCATCATTTATGCAATGCGGTTAGTCAATTGGATAAAAACAAGGAATTGTCTTTACGGATTTTGGAAAAATTCAATCATGTATTGGGCAATGTCAAAATAAAAGGATTGGCAGCTAAAGAAATGCAGCATCTCTTATTGCGAAAACTCTTAAAGGCTGTCACCAACGATAATTGGAGACTTATTGCGATTGACAAAATCTGGAATGAATTAATCTGGGAAGTTGTAACCAAAAAAGGAATTTCAAAAAAAAGCTTTTTGGCAGATATGGAAAAATACATCTATCAATTTCCACCCGCTTTACAGCTTGGTTTCAAAGAAATTCTAAGAGCCGAAAAGCAAACCTCAACTGTCTTAAAACAAACTGAAATAGTATCGAAAATGGAACATAATAAAACTAAAGAAAACCCAAAAAACAGCCCTAAACAAGGAATTCCTGTTAGAAACGCAGGAATTGTACTCTTAAACGATTATATCGCGATGCTGTTTGAACGATTGAGTCTAACTTCTGAACGTAAATTTATAAGCAACGAACATCAAGTTAGAGCTGTACAATATTTGCAGTATCTGATTACAGGAATGCAGGAAACCGAAGAGGTTTATTTGCCTCTAAACAAAGTTTTGTGCGGTTTGCCTTTAACCGATACTGTCCCTGATTATATTGAGATCTCTGATCAAGAAAAACAATTAATAAACGGTTTGATACAAGCAGCGATTTCGCATTGGCCAGAAATTGGAGATTGCTCCGTAGACGGTTTTCGCGGCAACTGGCTTGTACGCGACGGAATTCTGGTAGAACTGGAAGATAAATGGGAACTTACGGTAGAGAAAAGGGCTTATGATATATTGATTAACAGATCTCCTTTTGCCTTTTCGATTATGAAGTACCATTGGATGGATAAGCCTTTGCATGTCATTTGGCCTTATTAAAAAAGTATTCTTAAAACCAATTATCCAAAAACAAGAACCTTGAATACAATATTGAAATATAAATTAATCAACTAAAAGAACTATTATGAACAGTTACAATGAAAATCTGCATTCTAGTGTATTGTCTTCATTAGAAAGTCAGGAAATGACCAAAAAACAATTGAGTTCACAATTGAGCACTTCAATGTTTACTCTTTATTATGCTGAAGGAGCTGAGATTGTTGCGCAGGAAAAACTCGATGCAACAGCAAAATTGTACAAAGAACAACAACACATCAATAATGTTGTTGTTACGAATAAGAATATGGCAGACAATTTATTACTATCGGCCAATCAGCAAAAAACGTATGTAACACAAGCCGTTACCAATATGGCGGTTTGCGCTTCCAATATACAAATTGCTTCAAATTCTATTGTCCGTTTGGCTAGCGATATAGGAAGTATTTACAGTATTGTAAATGCTGCCGATTATGGAACTCAAATTTATCAGCAAACGCTTGAAGCTTATAATCTAATTAATAAAACGGCTTATAATGCAGAACTAACTTCGCAATATGCTATGGAAGCTACAGCATCGATTTCTGAAGTTTCTACATCGGTTGTGGCAGATGGAGCTAAGCTAACCAACTCTTCTGTAAACAATTTATTGCAGGTAACAACTTCAGACTTAACGGCAACTACCGCAGTACTAACAGTAGATAACGATACGAGAGCGAAAGCAAGTATTGCTACAAGAGCTGCAGAAGGAGCCATAAAATGTTGTGAGGTAGAATATAACGCTTCGAAGAAAGCATATACTTATAACAACGAACAATTTAATCAGAGTTTGATTGTTGAGGTTCCTAAAAATTTTGATCCATCGGTAGGCAGTTTTACCGTTTCATTTGATTCTTACAAAAGTCCTTTTACTCCTGAAGATAGAGATCCTGCAACTCAAAATAAAGGATTAGCAAATCCAATCTTAAGCTACAATATCATTTTGGTAAAAGACAGCAAGAAATCATTCTTTAATGCTTCTACGGCCGAAGATTTGGTGGGCAATCAAGATCAATGCAAAAGTATTCCTGCTACTCAAAAACCAGATGATAAAGGAAAATACCGCGCAACTATAGCTTATAAATCTTTGAGAGATGCAGATAATGATCCTCTAGTGCTTGGTGAAAATTATGTTGCTTTTCTTTTAATAATGTTTACTGAAGCGTACAAGAAAGAAATCAATACGTTTGATGAATATCTTTCTGCACCTTCTGAAATATTTTCGTTAGCCTACACTTTAAAAAGTGCGAAAGATATTGCCACTTCTAGAAACCATTCTGAAGATTTATCTAAAGTTACTTTTAATGTTGAAAAAGAAGAATTAAAATCAAGTGAAATTGATTACAGATGTTTCTTCTTGCCTTACACCGATAATCTTTCTACAAATGAGGATTTGCAGACTTTGGAGTCCAAAATTGAAACCATGGAGCTAGATGAAGAAATTAAAACTGTCGATGCAGAGATTAAAGCACTTACCGAAGAGATAGAGATCTTAAATAGTTCTGCGCAAGCAAATGCCGAAGCCGCTAAAAACAGTAAAGATCCTGATCAAGACAAACAGAGAAACAATAGTCTGAAAAGTGCATTGGCTGAAGCCAAAGAGAAATTACGCATTGCAAAAGCACAATTGACAGATTTGAACGCTAAACTGAAAGAAGTTAAAGAGAAATCTCCTAAACCAGTTAAAAACACTAACGCCTTTTTCTTCAATTTAAATTTAGCAGAAAACATTCCGGCAGGAAACTTTACAAGTGCCAAACATAAAACAACTTCAAATCAAGAATTTGAAGTGCATATTGACGGCACCACTACCGATAATTTTGGAAATCCGTTAATTGAAGATAAAAATTACATTCCTGTTATTTTGTCTTATTACAAAGGTAGCGAGATTTTAAAAACCAGATATAAAAACAGTCTTTCTGATTGGCAAAACACACCGCCAATACCTTATTCTACAAAACCTAAATCTGAAATCACAAACTAATTAACACCTCAACTATATGGATACTATATCATTAACTCCGTTAAGACCAAGTTTACAGAAATACGGAATTACAGAAAAGAAAAAAGCCGAACTAGATTTACTTAAAAATCAAGTAGTTGATGCAACGGCAATTGTACAGCAACAACAAACAATTGTAAATTCCCTGAATGAAAAAGCAACACGATATCAAGGTTATTTATTAGTTTCTGAAAGCAATCGTACGCATGCATTAAGCAACAAAAACTTGATCGATCAAGTTATTCAAAATGCTTACGACTTAGCTCTCAATTCAAGAGTTGCTTTTTCAAAAACGGCATATGCAACAGAAGATTCAACAACAGTTAGCAAAAGCATTAGTGACTTAATCAGCAAATTAATTTATTCTGTAGAAATAATTAATAAACTGTCTATTCTAGTTATTCGAAAAAAAGCACTTAATCCGTTAATTTCTGATGATTTAATCGCAAGAATAAATAGTGCGGGCACAGACGCAAATAATGCGGTTGCTCTTACGCTAGTTGCTTTAAAATCTACATTGGCGGCAGAAGCTTCTGTTCTGGAATCTGAAGCGGCAATTACTTTAGAAAGCAAGCAGGCAACAAAATTATACCTGACTTTAACAGATGAAAAATCTTTAGACGCCCCTTTATCAGTACAGCCTACAGATAAGACTTCAATAAGAGCCTTAATATACAATGCGTATAAAAATGCTCAGGTTTCTTATGATAAAGCCAATACTGCAAATGACGAAACGGGAAGACAATTGAGCATTGCAACTGCCAATTTAAATAAAGCGCAGATCAAGCTGCAATCGCTTCAATCTAGCTTAGCTGCGGCAACTGCTGCTGCTTATGCATCTTAAGATCAATTAAAATGTCCACTGTTTGCTTATTGCATTCAGTGGACTTTAATCAATAATTTTTAAGGTTATGGATCATACTAATAAGAATTTTTACAGGCATTTTTATCTCAAAACTGGAGGATTTCTGCCTGCCAAACCGTTAAATAAAAGTCTTTTTCCTGGTGATTATTTTCAGATTAAAAACGGCGAAATTATTCTTCTTGGAAACATTTATCGCAATGGCATTATATCACGCCATGATGCTGATATAAGCGGAGTAATTGCCTTAAATGATGCCAATTGGAATTTTAGTGATGGAATTTCAAAACCTTATTCAGGACGATCACACGCGCATGGTTCTATTGAAGGCAATTTTGAATTTAGCAAACAGATATTGGCTTTTGCTAATAAAGGAAGCTTCATTTTTAAAGCGGAAGAACCTGAATCTGTAAAAATTAATAATTGGAATGAAATCCAACAGCAATTAATTATAAAGCTCACACAAACCTTATATTCTTTTAGGGAACTTTATGTTATAACAGAAAGTGCAACTGCAAAAAACACAACTCTAGCCATATCTGGCGAAGCAAATGCAGAGTTAGAACTGGCTTGTGAGGCCGAAAATTTTGGATTGTCTGATATTTTCGGACATCAAAATACCAAAACAATTCAGTCGAAAGATATCGAATATTACCACCGAGAAACCAAAAGAAAACCTGCTTATTTCAAAGCTAAAAAATTAGTCGTACAAGACGAAAAATTAGCATATTTCATTACTGATTTTATTGCCAAAGAAAACAATACAAGCGAATGGGCAGATTCTTTCTTTGATTCGAATTTTCATAATGATGCGGATTATAATACGCAAATGATTATGCAAAATACTCAAGGTTTTTATTTGGATATGCTGCAATGCAATGAGTTAAATCCTAATACAACTTTGCTTTATTTTAAATGGGCCGATGCTAATCTAGACGATGTAGAAAAATTATTTGGAGCTTATGGAAACTAATCCGAATATTATCTCTTTGTATAACGAAATGGATTGGCTGCAAAAGGTAATCGATCAGGTTATTTGCAGTTATCTGCTTCAAGAAGGTCATGAAAACCGCTGGCAGGATATTCCGTTACCCGAAGCTAATGCCGAAACTGAAGATAGCGTTTATTACAAAAAAATAATAGAATGGAATTTAAATCTGTATGAAAGGCTTTGCCTTGCCTTGATTCTCGCACCACAAATTAAACCCGAAATTCTAGATATTTTCTTTAGTAAAAATGCTATGTACGATCGTGGTTTTACTGAATTTGGCGGCGTTATCAATAAAAATCATAGCGGCTTTTTACCAACAGGTCAAACTCTATCTTTTTTAATTTCGGCCGTAAATCCTGAATTAAGAATTGAAGTGCTTTATATTCTGAATACTTCGAATATACTTTCAAGAGAACAGGTTTTGGTTTTAGAAAATAACGAATCTAATGTTCCTATTTTGAATCAGGTTCTTTCGATTAACGAACGTTGGTTGAACTTTTTTATAACAGGCACTTTACCTAAATTGGAACACAGTGTTTCTTTTCCTGCACAGCAAATTTCGACCAAACTAAATTGGGAAGATTTGGTTCTTGAAGAACACGTTATGAATCAGGTTATGGAAATTAACGCTTGGCTCAATCATGGCAAAACTCTTATGACAGAATGGGGGCTTGAAAACAAAATAAAACCTGGTTATAGAACCCTTTTCTACGGGCCTCCAGGAACGGGTAAAACGCTGACAGCAACTTTGCTTGGGAAAAGCACAAACAGAGAAGTTTATAGAGTTGATCTTTCTATGATTGTCTCTAAATATATTGGTGAAACTGAAAAAAATCTATCTAAAATATTTGATGTTGCACAACACAAAGATTGGATTTTATTTTTTGATGAAGCTGATGCGCTTTTCGGAAAAAGAACAAATGCTTCTTCTTCAAACGATCGGCATGCCAATCAGCAAACGGGATATTTACTGCAACGAATTGAAGATTTTCCGGGAGTGGTTATTCTGGCATCCAACTTAAAAGAAAATATGGATGAAGCTTTTTCGAGAAGATTTCAGTCTATGATTCATTTTACAATGCCAACCGCTGAAGAAAGAATTCTTTTATGGCAAAAAGCCTTTTCAGGAAAATGCCAGCTTAGTCCAGATATTGCTATCGAAAGCATTGCCGAAGAGTATGAACTTGCTGGTGGAGCGATTATTAATGTGTTGCGATTTTGCGCTCTGGCTGCCATTCAGAAAAATGAAACAATTGTGAATCAGCACGATCTATTGGAAGGAATTAGACGCGAATTTAAAAAAGAGAACAAAACACTTGTGGTTACTCAAATGAATTGATGTGATGAAAAAGGATGAAAACCTAAAAAAAGTTGCCATTGCCGCGCCTCAGTTACACCGTCATAAAGTGAAGCTTAAAATTGGGAACTGGAAAAAGCATTTTGATTTCAACTATGTGAATACCATAATTGCATTGGCTTTAAATGATTTCGACGACAAAATTTTCTTTTATATAAATGGATATCTTATTACAAGTAACAATCTTTATTTGGTTGTACAAACGACCGAAAAAAGTGCAGAAGAAATGGTTACTAAAATTGAGAATCAAATCATTAATTTATTAAAAACGAATCCTCAAAAACTAAAAGAAAACCGTAGCGAGGTTTCTATTATAGCTGATGATGAAAATCTTTTTTACGCCGCAAGAAAGCCTTTATTTAAAATTTATCCTTTAGAAAATGATCATCTGATAAAACTGATTACAGGACAAAAAGTAACTCTACCCTACTTTGATCGGG
The Flavobacterium humidisoli DNA segment above includes these coding regions:
- a CDS encoding contractile injection system tape measure protein, which translates into the protein MEEINSHIVSSLKWDTTFDQKKEAYRLQERLSAWSKISLPREVTSIFDELCPQEQSWRIELLELDLGSCDYGDLEFDLSRKIRNLLKEKIAELILYQNNQKQNGIAVYNKEKSILENLTVFLLEGYLPWNYQSKEGSVNHIMAELLQNNLAEVIAIIKKTGMSHEEVRKRIAWQFDEKNITKIIAALEPNNSSAIIEFSATMVNIQVKETIIQTSTASFKKNLWFFILNFLLLERGTLFNKLAFMKSSILQMANHYNIAYTELIILIENTIVKLSDKTSQNNDFIACLTILTQEYETQKSENYKFETATNYWSLLEQLLNNKANRRFKTDKDNLNELIMVLNSENKTKFNALLQPIFKDESLLVSLLMDLNETSIKILYSKLDTTPSQLHTESIIYLKQLSQTFKLKTNHKALWQIGILFLIQNKNTDNASFLLFCIKELSKKNNLSHEHLLAMFTNAKIPATIKSNNAAVIFSNLNAIYCKEISRNNSNYPAVHFKNLVVKLELELQKNSTKSVFFIDLQRSLAKTILLHPKMAFEAMLSYGNKEILKKILPLVLNREMLQLLIKTANYKKTKLVQTMQVVYEFLNEKDKYDFPEELMTDDLLLLGMQEILFHPEHNSSLFLESIIVQLSKKVTETKRNDYFQFIAKLIQSKRIKSFGVAIKKTFLNQLKNTKSIDTVSLALLIQNSSKEDQHELARLLSANFNDAGFVLLRKQDRKESENILLYFLTNGVALKKNWIQKTSSVLIRNIKSVSETKIIAALNELFWNTILKYSVYKGNEVLFEKLLQKELKLYLKKNLAKEKIKPQSETKSSEYANLESDFMPFLENNEISDYIVSSETVESISTDLLFEMESLPEKEKYKWISSILIERQIPSAFSISKTIQIKDILNAVLVKEPKIFFRIIKKEFIPEAQIDWLCRTINFHHLCNAVSQLDKNKELSLRILEKFNHVLGNVKIKGLAAKEMQHLLLRKLLKAVTNDNWRLIAIDKIWNELIWEVVTKKGISKKSFLADMEKYIYQFPPALQLGFKEILRAEKQTSTVLKQTEIVSKMEHNKTKENPKNSPKQGIPVRNAGIVLLNDYIAMLFERLSLTSERKFISNEHQVRAVQYLQYLITGMQETEEVYLPLNKVLCGLPLTDTVPDYIEISDQEKQLINGLIQAAISHWPEIGDCSVDGFRGNWLVRDGILVELEDKWELTVEKRAYDILINRSPFAFSIMKYHWMDKPLHVIWPY
- a CDS encoding ATP-binding protein, which produces METNPNIISLYNEMDWLQKVIDQVICSYLLQEGHENRWQDIPLPEANAETEDSVYYKKIIEWNLNLYERLCLALILAPQIKPEILDIFFSKNAMYDRGFTEFGGVINKNHSGFLPTGQTLSFLISAVNPELRIEVLYILNTSNILSREQVLVLENNESNVPILNQVLSINERWLNFFITGTLPKLEHSVSFPAQQISTKLNWEDLVLEEHVMNQVMEINAWLNHGKTLMTEWGLENKIKPGYRTLFYGPPGTGKTLTATLLGKSTNREVYRVDLSMIVSKYIGETEKNLSKIFDVAQHKDWILFFDEADALFGKRTNASSSNDRHANQQTGYLLQRIEDFPGVVILASNLKENMDEAFSRRFQSMIHFTMPTAEERILLWQKAFSGKCQLSPDIAIESIAEEYELAGGAIINVLRFCALAAIQKNETIVNQHDLLEGIRREFKKENKTLVVTQMN